The [Eubacterium] siraeum genome contains a region encoding:
- a CDS encoding cysteine hydrolase, protein MSNKKALIVVDMQNDYLWNRRKKMFSYNTPELVNAVNSLISEFSERGDDVIYVGQVFPNIITNKWFIGFSIKGTSGAEIYPDVDIVSDNYFEKNLPNSFTLRSFKSFVTTKEYSEITVCGLDLCGCVGATAKGAIKTGMAVKLSEAATGCRFGKEKANRMKKDLISLGVKIIK, encoded by the coding sequence ATGTCAAACAAGAAAGCGCTTATAGTTGTAGATATGCAGAACGATTATCTTTGGAATAGAAGAAAAAAGATGTTTTCCTATAACACTCCCGAACTTGTAAACGCTGTCAATAGTCTTATTAGCGAGTTCAGTGAACGGGGTGATGATGTGATTTATGTTGGGCAAGTATTCCCCAATATTATCACAAATAAATGGTTTATAGGCTTTTCTATAAAAGGTACATCTGGTGCTGAAATTTATCCTGATGTGGATATCGTATCTGATAATTACTTTGAAAAAAATCTGCCTAATAGTTTTACTTTGCGAAGCTTCAAAAGCTTTGTGACTACAAAAGAATATTCGGAAATCACAGTATGCGGACTTGACCTTTGCGGTTGTGTGGGAGCAACTGCAAAGGGGGCCATTAAAACAGGAATGGCTGTAAAGCTTTCAGAAGCAGCTACGGGGTGTCGCTTCGGAAAAGAAAAAGCAAATAGAATGAAAAAAGATTTGATTTCATTGGGTGTCAAAATTATTAAATAG
- a CDS encoding DUF6017 domain-containing protein, whose amino-acid sequence MIDGIDRNAVEEEVKAQIDYDCLMSFKDDSVVKMVEEIKDLMVDVLCGERTVISEGKRVSEETAKAAYRKITFEHVQYVLHSLVNYPDKISRIDRFLTTSLLNSVYTLMNSTFAGFEHDMGMKLLL is encoded by the coding sequence TTGATTGACGGAATAGACAGAAATGCAGTAGAGGAAGAAGTAAAGGCACAGATCGACTATGACTGCCTTATGTCTTTCAAGGACGATTCGGTTGTAAAAATGGTTGAGGAAATCAAGGACTTGATGGTGGACGTTCTATGCGGAGAACGGACTGTAATATCCGAGGGGAAACGTGTGTCCGAGGAAACGGCGAAAGCTGCTTACAGAAAGATAACCTTTGAACACGTTCAGTATGTTCTGCACAGCCTTGTGAATTACCCCGACAAGATAAGCAGGATAGACCGCTTCCTGACAACATCGCTGTTAAACTCCGTATATACGCTGATGAACTCCACCTTTGCAGGCTTTGAACACGATATGGGAATGAAGCTGCTGTTATGA
- a CDS encoding AraC family transcriptional regulator codes for MNHYFNNIDIPFSIGGCNFHAVNIISSSIDTDIPLHTHGVNCYEIHFISNGCGRLIADGNEYDISTNTLYVTGPLCDHAQLTDKTSPMYEWCIYLRAEQNNSERSDILIDQFLSHNFWIGKDDQNILPIFERLFSELKSKSAGYANMAKLILSEIVVSVARNYFDSPAETALSSSDIYERSSLIIEEYFLYEYSSANLDELSHRLGLSTRQTQRLIEKNYGSTFSEKKEQARMSAARLLLSDDSLSLSEISKRLGFSSQEYFSSSFKKFYGISPSHFKNIKL; via the coding sequence ATGAATCATTACTTCAATAATATAGATATACCGTTCAGTATAGGCGGCTGCAATTTTCACGCTGTTAATATAATTTCATCGTCCATTGATACAGACATTCCTCTTCACACCCACGGAGTGAACTGCTATGAGATACATTTTATTTCAAACGGCTGTGGCAGGCTCATTGCTGATGGCAATGAATATGATATAAGCACAAACACACTCTATGTCACAGGTCCGCTCTGTGACCATGCCCAGCTTACAGATAAAACCTCGCCTATGTATGAATGGTGCATTTACCTGCGTGCTGAACAGAATAACAGCGAAAGATCCGACATTTTAATTGACCAATTTCTTTCGCATAATTTTTGGATAGGTAAGGACGATCAGAATATTCTTCCGATATTTGAAAGACTTTTCTCGGAGCTGAAAAGCAAAAGTGCAGGCTATGCAAATATGGCAAAACTCATATTGTCAGAAATTGTTGTTTCAGTGGCAAGAAATTATTTTGACAGTCCTGCCGAAACCGCACTCTCATCTTCCGATATATACGAACGTTCAAGCCTTATCATTGAGGAATATTTTTTGTACGAATACAGCTCGGCAAATCTCGACGAACTTTCACATCGGCTCGGGTTAAGCACAAGACAAACACAGCGGCTTATTGAAAAAAATTACGGCAGCACATTCAGCGAGAAGAAAGAGCAGGCAAGAATGTCCGCTGCCCGTCTGCTCCTTTCCGACGACTCATTGAGCCTTTCTGAAATATCCAAACGTCTCGGCTTCTCCTCACAGGAGTATTTCTCCTCGTCATTCAAAAAGTTTTACGGCATCTCACCATCTCACTTCAAAAATATAAAATTGTGA
- a CDS encoding alpha-L-fucosidase yields MYDMSPYLKKINEVIEKGPYSNNWHSLSEYEVPEWYRKAKFGIFIHWGVFSVPAFGNEWYSRNMYVKDSPEYKHHIDTYGKHTDFGYKDFIPMFKAEKFDPKEWSELFRASGAKYVVPVAEHHDGFQMYRSEISHWNAYEMGPHRDVLGELKNNCRTLGIEFGASSHRAEHWFFMDGGKNFDSDIKEPLQRGDLYWPSMPSAELHDIYSKPEPSEEYLQDWLVRCCELVDNYRPKIVYFDWWIQHSSFKQYLKKFAAYYYNRATEWGSDAVINYKHDSFSFGSAVPDVERGQFAERKPFFWQTDTAVALNSWCYTENNSYRPAEDIICDLVDIVSKNGCLLLNIGPKADGTIPDEDRNILLNIGKWLKINGEAIYGTKLWRKSGEGPTEIPEGQFTDGIKKNFTPQDIRFTTANGYLYAIVLRSSENGDYVINSLGIQPAYQRDNFSGIIKSVTVLGTDENPNWERLPDGLHIKTNYKNSGYPIVFKIDID; encoded by the coding sequence ATGTACGATATGTCACCTTATCTTAAAAAGATAAATGAAGTCATTGAAAAAGGACCTTACAGCAATAACTGGCACTCTTTATCGGAATACGAAGTCCCCGAATGGTACAGAAAAGCCAAATTCGGCATATTCATTCATTGGGGTGTTTTCAGTGTCCCTGCTTTCGGAAATGAATGGTACTCACGCAATATGTATGTCAAGGACAGTCCCGAATACAAACATCACATTGATACCTATGGCAAGCATACCGATTTCGGCTACAAGGATTTTATCCCGATGTTCAAAGCAGAAAAATTTGATCCAAAGGAATGGTCAGAGCTTTTCAGAGCTTCGGGAGCAAAGTATGTTGTTCCCGTTGCAGAGCATCACGACGGATTTCAGATGTACAGGAGCGAAATCTCACACTGGAACGCTTACGAAATGGGGCCTCACCGTGACGTTCTCGGAGAACTGAAAAACAACTGCCGTACGCTTGGAATTGAATTTGGTGCATCTTCCCACCGTGCAGAGCATTGGTTTTTTATGGACGGTGGAAAAAACTTCGACAGCGATATAAAAGAACCGCTCCAAAGGGGGGACTTATACTGGCCATCAATGCCGTCGGCGGAATTACACGATATTTACAGCAAGCCAGAACCATCCGAGGAATATTTGCAGGACTGGCTTGTTCGCTGCTGCGAGCTCGTGGATAATTACCGTCCGAAAATAGTGTATTTTGACTGGTGGATACAGCACAGCTCATTCAAACAGTATCTGAAAAAATTTGCGGCATATTACTACAACCGTGCCACTGAATGGGGCAGTGATGCTGTCATTAACTATAAGCATGACAGCTTTTCGTTCGGCTCGGCAGTTCCCGATGTTGAGCGTGGTCAATTTGCTGAAAGGAAGCCTTTCTTCTGGCAAACAGATACTGCCGTTGCACTCAATTCATGGTGCTATACCGAAAACAATTCCTATCGTCCTGCCGAAGATATTATTTGCGATTTAGTGGATATTGTCAGCAAAAATGGCTGTCTGCTGCTGAATATCGGTCCTAAAGCAGACGGAACAATCCCCGATGAGGACAGGAATATTCTGCTTAACATCGGAAAATGGCTCAAAATCAATGGTGAAGCCATCTACGGCACAAAGCTCTGGAGAAAATCCGGTGAAGGGCCGACTGAAATACCGGAAGGACAGTTCACCGACGGAATAAAAAAGAATTTTACTCCGCAGGATATTCGCTTTACAACTGCAAACGGTTATCTTTATGCTATCGTACTGAGATCCTCCGAAAACGGAGATTATGTCATAAATTCTCTCGGAATACAGCCTGCATATCAGCGTGACAATTTCAGCGGAATCATCAAAAGCGTCACTGTTCTCGGAACAGATGAAAATCCGAATTGGGAAAGGCTGCCCGACGGACTTCATATTAAAACAAATTATAAAAACAGCGGATACCCAATCGTTTTCAAGATCGACATTGATTAA
- a CDS encoding DUF6017 domain-containing protein, with translation MIGGIDRSTVEEEVKKQIDYDCLISHPDSSVAQMAEEIKDLMVDVLCGERSVVSEGKRVSEETARAAYRKITFDHVQYVMKSLVSYPDKISRIDRFLTVSLFNSVYTLTNSTFAGFEYDMQMKMI, from the coding sequence TTGATTGGTGGAATAGACAGAAGTACAGTTGAGGAAGAAGTTAAGAAACAGATCGATTATGACTGTCTCATCTCTCACCCCGACAGTTCTGTTGCTCAAATGGCAGAAGAAATAAAAGACCTTATGGTTGATGTTCTCTGCGGAGAGCGAAGCGTGGTATCTGAGGGAAAACGTGTATCGGAAGAAACGGCGAGGGCAGCTTATAGGAAAATTACTTTCGATCACGTTCAGTATGTGATGAAAAGTCTTGTCAGCTATCCCGACAAAATCAGCAGGATAGACCGGTTTCTGACGGTTTCTCTGTTCAACTCGGTTTACACGCTAACAAACTCAACGTTTGCAGGGTTTGAATATGATATGCAGATGAAGATGATTTAG
- a CDS encoding replication initiator protein A encodes MPKTDFDYYYGVEAEQFTFVRVPKVLFTDKEHFGSLSNDARILYGFLLERMSLSRKNNLIDAHNRVYIIFPIDEIAEIMGVCHEKALNILKELDEQNGIGLVKKKRRGLGLPSILYVKNFIINGGVESSTEKSNNHSEPQERLDDNAPTSRSR; translated from the coding sequence ATGCCAAAAACTGATTTTGACTATTATTACGGCGTTGAAGCCGAGCAATTTACTTTTGTCCGAGTGCCGAAGGTGCTGTTTACGGATAAGGAACATTTCGGCAGTCTGTCCAATGATGCAAGGATATTGTACGGATTTTTGCTTGAAAGAATGAGCCTTAGCAGGAAAAATAACTTGATCGATGCTCACAACAGGGTGTACATTATATTCCCTATTGATGAAATAGCGGAGATTATGGGAGTTTGCCACGAAAAGGCTCTCAATATCCTAAAGGAACTTGACGAACAGAACGGGATCGGGCTTGTAAAGAAAAAGCGCCGAGGTCTGGGCTTGCCTTCCATACTGTATGTAAAGAATTTCATCATAAATGGTGGTGTGGAATCTTCAACTGAAAAATCGAATAATCATTCCGAACCGCAGGAACGACTTGATGATAATGCTCCGACATCAAGAAGTCGATAA